A single Diceros bicornis minor isolate mBicDic1 chromosome 7, mDicBic1.mat.cur, whole genome shotgun sequence DNA region contains:
- the ROBO3 gene encoding roundabout homolog 3 isoform X4, which translates to MLRYLLKTLLQMNLFADSLAGDISNSSDLLFGFNSSMAALNHSLLPPSDPSLNGSRVEPEDAMPRIVEQPPDLLVSRGEPATLPCRAEGRPRPDIEWYKNGARVATAREDPRAHRLLLPSGALFFPRIVHGRRARPDEGVYTCVARNYLGAAASRNASLEVAVLRDDFRQSPGNVVVAVGEPAVMECVPPRGHPEPSLSWKKDSARIKEEEGRITIRGGKLMMSHTLKSDAGMYVCVASNMAGERESGAAELVVLERPSFLRRPVNQVVLADAPVDFPCEVQGDPPPHLRWHKEDGELPTGRYEIRSDHSLWIGRVSAEDEGTYTCVAENSVGRAEASGSLIVHVPPQLVTQPQDQMAAPGESVTFQCETKGNPPPAIFWQKEGSQVLLFPSQSLQPTGRFSVSPRGQLNITEVQSGDAGYYVCQAVSVAGSILAKALLEVKGASLDGLPPIILQGPANQTLALGSSVWLPCRVAGNPQPSVQWKKDGKWLQGDDLQLNLMANGTLYIANVQEMDTGFYSCVAKSSTGEATWSGWLRRREDWGVSPDPPTEPSTPPRPPSQPVVTEITKNSVTLTWKHNPQAGATVISYVIEAFSQAAGNTWQTVADGVQLETHTVSGLQPNTIYLFLVRAVGAWGLSEPSPVSEPVRTQDSNPSRPVEDPWRGQRGLAEVAVRMQEPIVLGPRTLQVSWTVDGPAQLVQGFQVSWRVAGPNGGSWTVLDLQSPSQQSAVLRGLPPGTQIQIKVQAQGQEGLGTESPFVTRSIPEEAPSGPPQAVTVALGGEGNSSITVSWEPPLPSQQNGVIKEYQIWCLGNESRFHLNRSAEGWARSAVLRGLLPGLLYRTQVAAATSAGVGVASDPVLMQLPSPPELEPGLEAGPGLAERLVRLLREPAFLAGSGAACGALLLGLCAALYRRRRQRKELSHYTASFAYTPAGKPSLPQWGSDPKYGLFSHSVSPSSSPVSFPHSEGLSGASSRPPMGLGPAPYPWLADSWPHPSRSPSAQEPRGSCCPSNSDPDDRYYNEAGISLYLAQTARGTAASAEGPVYSTIDPAGEELQTFHGGFPPHPSGDPGTWSQYALPEWSQGDSGARGGRVKILGKPVQMPSLNWPEALPPPPSSCELSCLEGPEEELEGSSEPEEWCPPMPERSHLAEPSSSGGCLVPSSRGETPSPTPSYGRQSTATLTPSPPDPPQPPTDIPHLHQMPRRVPLGPSSPLSVSQPTLSSQEGRPAGLGAGPTASHHLSPSLVPSAASSAPGRTWQMPGEMTPPLQGPRARIRKKPKALLYRREHSPGGLSPDLPPPPLPPPEEEASWALGLRAAGSTASLERERERSGERRMLQAGPLGAQWGPHLDEEAWLPYSRPSFLSRGPGTSTCSTAGSNSSRGSSSSRGSRGPGRSQSRSRSQSQRPGQKRREEPR; encoded by the exons ATGCTGCGCTACCTGCTCAAAACGCTGCTGCAGATGAACTTGTTCGCGGACTCCCTGGCCGGGGACATCTCCAACTCCAGCGATCTACTCTTCGGCTTCAACTCCTCCATGGCGGCGCTCAACCACAGCCTGCTGCCCCCCAGCGATCCTTCTCTCAACG GGTCAAGAGTCGAGCCAGAGGACGCAATGCCGCGCATCGTGGAGCAGCCTCCAGATCTGCTGGTCTCCCGAGGCGAGCCGGCCACGCTGCCCTGTCGCGCTGAGGGCAGGCCCCGGCCCGACATCGAGTGGTACAAGAATGGGGCGCGCGTGGCCACTGCTCGCGAAGACCCGCGCGCACACCGCCTGCTCCTGCCCAGCGGCGCCCTCTTCTTCCCGCGCATCGTGCACGGGcgccgggcgcggcccgacgagGGTGTCTACACTTGCGTGGCGCGCAACTACCTGGGGGCAGCGGCTAGCAGAAACGCCTCGCTAGAAGTGGCAG TCCTTCGCGATGATTTCCGGCAGTCTCCCGGGAacgtggtggtggcagtgggggaGCCAGCAGTAATGGAATGCGTGCCCCCGCGCGGCCACCCAGAGCCTTCCCTGTCCTGGAAGAAAGACAGTGCAAGAAtcaaagaggaggagggaaggatcaCG ATCCGTGGAGGGAAGCTGATGATGTCACATACACTCAAGAGTGACGCAGGGATGTATGTATGTGTGGCCTCCAACATGGCAGGAGAACGGGAGAGTGGGGCAGCTGAACTTGTGGTACTGG AGCGTCCCTCATTCCTGCGTAGACCAGTGAATCAGGTGGTCCTGGCTGATGCCCCTGTGGATTTCCCATGTGAGGTGCAAGGGGATCCCCCGCCTCATCTACGCTGGCACAAGGAGGATGGAGAACTGCCCACAGGCAG GTATGAGATCCGGAGTGACCACAGCCTTTGGATTGGGCGTGTGAGTGCTGAAGATGAAGGGACTTACACCTGCGTGGCAGAGAACAGCGTGGGCCGTGCTGAAGCGTCTGGCTCCCTCATTGTTCACG tcCCACCTCAGCTGGTAACCCAGCCTCAGGACCAGATGGCAGCTCCTGGAGAGAGCGTGACTTTCCAATGCGAGACCAAAGGAAACCCCCCACCTGCCATCTTCTGGCAGAAGGAGGGAAGTCAG GTCCTGCTTTTCCCCAGTCAGTCGCTTCAGCCCACAGGGCGCTTCTCAGTCTCTCCCAGAGGCCAGCTCAACATCACTGAAGTGCAGAGTGGGGATGCTGGCTACTATGTGTGCCAGGCTGTCAGTGTGGCTGGCAGCATCCTGGCCAAGGCCTTGTTGGAGGTAAAAGGAG CCTCCTTGGATGGCCTGCCTCCCATCatccttcagggaccagccaatCAGACACTGGCACTTGGCTCCTCTGTGtggctgccatgcagagtggccgGGAACCCTCAACCTAGTGTCCAGTGGAAGAAGGATGGGAAGTGGCTGCAGGGGGATGACCTCCAGCTCAACCTAATGGCCAATGGTACCCTGTACATCGCCAACGTGCAG GAGATGGACACAGGGTTCTACAGCTGTGTGGCCAAGAGCTCCACAGGAGAGGCCACATGGAGTGGCTGGCTGAGGAGGCGAG AAGATTGGGGAGTATCACCAGACCCCCCTACAGAACCCAGTACCCCTCCAAGGCCTCCCTCTCAGCCAGTGGTCACTGAGATCACCAAGAACAGCGTTACCCTAACCTGGAAGCACAACCCGCAGGCTGGGGCCACAGTCATCTCTTACGTGATAGAGGCCTTCAG CCAAGCAGCTGGCAACACATGGCAGACAGTGGCAGATGGCGTGCAGCTGGAGACACACACCGTCAGTGGTCTGCAGCCCAATACCATCTACCTGTTCCTGGTGCGAGCTGTGGGAGCCTGGGGCCTCAGTGAGCCCAGCCCCGTCTCTGAGCCTGTCCGCACCCAGG ATAGCAACCCATCCAGACCAGTGGAGGACCCATGGAGAGGCCAGAGGGGACTGGCTGAAGTGGCTGTGCGCATGCAGGAGCCCATAGTCCTTGGGCCCCGGACCCTGCAGGTGTCCTGGACT GTAGATGGCCCAGCCCAGCTGGTGCAAGGTTTCCAGGTGTCTTGGAGGGTAGCAGGTCCTAATGGGGGAAGCTGGACAGTGCTGGACCTACAGTCCCCAAGCCAGCAAAGTGCTGTGCTAAGAGGACTCCCCCCAGGGACCCAGATTCAGATCAAGGTGCAAGCCCAaggccaggaggggctggggactGAGAGCCCCTTCGTGACCAGGAGCATTCCTGAGGAGG CCCCCAGTGGTCCCCCGCAGGCAGTGACAGTGGCCTTGGGGGGTGAAGGCAACAGCAGTATCACTGTTTCCTGGGAACCTCCGCTCCCCTCCCAGCAAAATGGGGTCATCAAGGAATACCAG ATCTGGTGCCTGGGAAATGAGAGCCGCTTCCACCTCAATCGGTCTGCGGAAGGCTGGGCACGCTCCGCGGTGCTCCGGGGACTGCTGCCGGGTCTTCTCTACCGGACTCAGGTCGCGGCGGCCACCAGCGCTGGCGTGGGTGTGGCCAGTGACCCAGTGTTGATGCAGCTGC CGTCCCCGCCGGAATTGGAGCCTGGGCTCGAGGCGGGCCCGGGGCTGGCGGAGCGGCTGGTGAGGCTGCTGCGGGAGCCCGCCTTCCTCGCGGGCAGCGGCGCCGCCTGCGGGGCGCTGCTCCTCGGGCTCTGCGCCGCCCTCTACCGGCGCCGGAGGCAGCGCAAAGAGCTCAGTCACTACACGG CCTCCTTTGCCTATACACCTGCAGGTAAGCCGTCTCTGCCCCAGTGGGGTTCAGACCCCAAGTACGGGCTCTTCTCTCATTCAGTCTCCCCCTCATCTTCCCCAGTGTCCTTTCCACACTCAGAGGGCCTCTCGGGAGCCAGTTCGAG GCCACCCATGGGCCTTGGCCCTGCTCCCTACCCATGGCTAGCAGACTCGTGGCCCCACCCATCTCGAAGCCCCTCAGCCCAGGAACCCAGGGGAAGCTGTTGCCCCAGCAATTCTGACCCAGATGACAGATATTACAATG aaGCAGGAATCTCCCTTTACCTGGCTCAGACAGCCCGGGGCACTGCCGCCTCTGCTGAGGGTCCTGTCTACAGCACCATTGACCCAGCCGGAGAGGAGCTGCAGACCTTCCATGGGGGGTTCCCCCCACATCCCTCAGGGGATCCAGGCACCTGGAGCCAGTATGCCCTTCCAGAATGGAGCCAAGGGGACAGTG GAGCCAGGGGAGGCAGAGTAAAGATTCTGGGAAAACCTGTGCAGATGCCCTCCCTCAACTGGCCAGAAGCCCTGCCGCCACCTCCCTCTTCCTGTGAACTGAGCTGTCTAGAGGGGcctgaggaggagctggagggcAG CTCAGAGCCAGAAGAGTGGTGTCCACCAATGCCTGAGAGGAGCCACCTGGCAGAGCCCAGCTCCAGCGGAGGGTGCTTGGTCCCTTCGTCCCGAGGGGAAACCCCCTCTCCCACACCTTCCTATGGACGGCAGTCCACAGCCACTCTTACCCCCTCACCTCCTGACCCTCCTCAGCCCCCCACTGACATTCCCCATCTCCACCAGATGCCCAG GAGGGTACCCCTTGGGCCCAGTTCCCCTCTCAGTGTATCCCAGCCCACTCTGAGTAGCCAAGAAGGGAGGCCTGCTGGCCTGGGTGCTGGTCCCACAGCGTCCCATCACCTCAGCCCCAGCCTTGTCCCTAGTGCAGCCAGCAGTGCCCCAG GGAGAACCTGGCAGATGCCTGGGGAGATGACTCCTCCACTTCAAGGGCCCCGGGCCCGAATCCGGAAGAAACCCAAGGCTCTTCTCTACAGGCGGGAGCACagtcctgggg GTCTCTCCCCAGACTTGCCCCCACCGCCCTTGCCACCACCAGAGGAGGAGGCAAGCTGGGCCCTAGGGCTGAGAGCAGCAGGCAGCACAGCCTCCTTGGAACGGGAGCGGGAGCGCAGCGGGGAGAGAAGAATGCTGCAGGCGGGGCCTCTGGGGGCCCAATGGGGCCCCCACCTGGATG AAGAGGCCTGGCTCCCCTACAGCAGACCAAGCTTCCTGTCACGGGGTCCGGGCACCAGCACCTGTTCCACAGCTGGCAGCAACTCTTCAAGAGGCTCCAGCAGCTCTCGGGGCTCCCGGGGCCCTGGACGGAGTCAGAGCCGGAGCCGGAGCCAGAGCCAAAGGCCAGGGCAGAAACGTCGAGAG gaACCACGATGA
- the ROBO3 gene encoding roundabout homolog 3 isoform X6, giving the protein MLRYLLKTLLQMNLFADSLAGDISNSSDLLFGFNSSMAALNHSLLPPSDPSLNGSRVEPEDAMPRIVEQPPDLLVSRGEPATLPCRAEGRPRPDIEWYKNGARVATAREDPRAHRLLLPSGALFFPRIVHGRRARPDEGVYTCVARNYLGAAASRNASLEVAVLRDDFRQSPGNVVVAVGEPAVMECVPPRGHPEPSLSWKKDSARIKEEEGRITIRGGKLMMSHTLKSDAGMYVCVASNMAGERESGAAELVVLERPSFLRRPVNQVVLADAPVDFPCEVQGDPPPHLRWHKEDGELPTGRYEIRSDHSLWIGRVSAEDEGTYTCVAENSVGRAEASGSLIVHVPPQLVTQPQDQMAAPGESVTFQCETKGNPPPAIFWQKEGSQVLLFPSQSLQPTGRFSVSPRGQLNITEVQSGDAGYYVCQAVSVAGSILAKALLEVKGASLDGLPPIILQGPANQTLALGSSVWLPCRVAGNPQPSVQWKKDGKWLQGDDLQLNLMANGTLYIANVQEMDTGFYSCVAKSSTGEATWSGWLRRREDWGVSPDPPTEPSTPPRPPSQPVVTEITKNSVTLTWKHNPQAGATVISYVIEAFSQAAGNTWQTVADGVQLETHTVSGLQPNTIYLFLVRAVGAWGLSEPSPVSEPVRTQDSNPSRPVEDPWRGQRGLAEVAVRMQEPIVLGPRTLQVSWTVDGPAQLVQGFQVSWRVAGPNGGSWTVLDLQSPSQQSAVLRGLPPGTQIQIKVQAQGQEGLGTESPFVTRSIPEEAPSGPPQAVTVALGGEGNSSITVSWEPPLPSQQNGVIKEYQIWCLGNESRFHLNRSAEGWARSAVLRGLLPGLLYRTQVAAATSAGVGVASDPVLMQLPSPPELEPGLEAGPGLAERLVRLLREPAFLAGSGAACGALLLGLCAALYRRRRQRKELSHYTASFAYTPAVSFPHSEGLSGASSRPPMGLGPAPYPWLADSWPHPSRSPSAQEPRGSCCPSNSDPDDRYYNEAGISLYLAQTARGTAASAEGPVYSTIDPAGEELQTFHGGFPPHPSGDPGTWSQYALPEWSQGDSGARGGRVKILGKPVQMPSLNWPEALPPPPSSCELSCLEGPEEELEGSSEPEEWCPPMPERSHLAEPSSSGGCLVPSSRGETPSPTPSYGRQSTATLTPSPPDPPQPPTDIPHLHQMPRRVPLGPSSPLSVSQPTLSSQEGRPAGLGAGPTASHHLSPSLVPSAASSAPGRTWQMPGEMTPPLQGPRARIRKKPKALLYRREHSPGDLPPPPLPPPEEEASWALGLRAAGSTASLERERERSGERRMLQAGPLGAQWGPHLDEEAWLPYSRPSFLSRGPGTSTCSTAGSNSSRGSSSSRGSRGPGRSQSRSRSQSQRPGQKRREEPR; this is encoded by the exons ATGCTGCGCTACCTGCTCAAAACGCTGCTGCAGATGAACTTGTTCGCGGACTCCCTGGCCGGGGACATCTCCAACTCCAGCGATCTACTCTTCGGCTTCAACTCCTCCATGGCGGCGCTCAACCACAGCCTGCTGCCCCCCAGCGATCCTTCTCTCAACG GGTCAAGAGTCGAGCCAGAGGACGCAATGCCGCGCATCGTGGAGCAGCCTCCAGATCTGCTGGTCTCCCGAGGCGAGCCGGCCACGCTGCCCTGTCGCGCTGAGGGCAGGCCCCGGCCCGACATCGAGTGGTACAAGAATGGGGCGCGCGTGGCCACTGCTCGCGAAGACCCGCGCGCACACCGCCTGCTCCTGCCCAGCGGCGCCCTCTTCTTCCCGCGCATCGTGCACGGGcgccgggcgcggcccgacgagGGTGTCTACACTTGCGTGGCGCGCAACTACCTGGGGGCAGCGGCTAGCAGAAACGCCTCGCTAGAAGTGGCAG TCCTTCGCGATGATTTCCGGCAGTCTCCCGGGAacgtggtggtggcagtgggggaGCCAGCAGTAATGGAATGCGTGCCCCCGCGCGGCCACCCAGAGCCTTCCCTGTCCTGGAAGAAAGACAGTGCAAGAAtcaaagaggaggagggaaggatcaCG ATCCGTGGAGGGAAGCTGATGATGTCACATACACTCAAGAGTGACGCAGGGATGTATGTATGTGTGGCCTCCAACATGGCAGGAGAACGGGAGAGTGGGGCAGCTGAACTTGTGGTACTGG AGCGTCCCTCATTCCTGCGTAGACCAGTGAATCAGGTGGTCCTGGCTGATGCCCCTGTGGATTTCCCATGTGAGGTGCAAGGGGATCCCCCGCCTCATCTACGCTGGCACAAGGAGGATGGAGAACTGCCCACAGGCAG GTATGAGATCCGGAGTGACCACAGCCTTTGGATTGGGCGTGTGAGTGCTGAAGATGAAGGGACTTACACCTGCGTGGCAGAGAACAGCGTGGGCCGTGCTGAAGCGTCTGGCTCCCTCATTGTTCACG tcCCACCTCAGCTGGTAACCCAGCCTCAGGACCAGATGGCAGCTCCTGGAGAGAGCGTGACTTTCCAATGCGAGACCAAAGGAAACCCCCCACCTGCCATCTTCTGGCAGAAGGAGGGAAGTCAG GTCCTGCTTTTCCCCAGTCAGTCGCTTCAGCCCACAGGGCGCTTCTCAGTCTCTCCCAGAGGCCAGCTCAACATCACTGAAGTGCAGAGTGGGGATGCTGGCTACTATGTGTGCCAGGCTGTCAGTGTGGCTGGCAGCATCCTGGCCAAGGCCTTGTTGGAGGTAAAAGGAG CCTCCTTGGATGGCCTGCCTCCCATCatccttcagggaccagccaatCAGACACTGGCACTTGGCTCCTCTGTGtggctgccatgcagagtggccgGGAACCCTCAACCTAGTGTCCAGTGGAAGAAGGATGGGAAGTGGCTGCAGGGGGATGACCTCCAGCTCAACCTAATGGCCAATGGTACCCTGTACATCGCCAACGTGCAG GAGATGGACACAGGGTTCTACAGCTGTGTGGCCAAGAGCTCCACAGGAGAGGCCACATGGAGTGGCTGGCTGAGGAGGCGAG AAGATTGGGGAGTATCACCAGACCCCCCTACAGAACCCAGTACCCCTCCAAGGCCTCCCTCTCAGCCAGTGGTCACTGAGATCACCAAGAACAGCGTTACCCTAACCTGGAAGCACAACCCGCAGGCTGGGGCCACAGTCATCTCTTACGTGATAGAGGCCTTCAG CCAAGCAGCTGGCAACACATGGCAGACAGTGGCAGATGGCGTGCAGCTGGAGACACACACCGTCAGTGGTCTGCAGCCCAATACCATCTACCTGTTCCTGGTGCGAGCTGTGGGAGCCTGGGGCCTCAGTGAGCCCAGCCCCGTCTCTGAGCCTGTCCGCACCCAGG ATAGCAACCCATCCAGACCAGTGGAGGACCCATGGAGAGGCCAGAGGGGACTGGCTGAAGTGGCTGTGCGCATGCAGGAGCCCATAGTCCTTGGGCCCCGGACCCTGCAGGTGTCCTGGACT GTAGATGGCCCAGCCCAGCTGGTGCAAGGTTTCCAGGTGTCTTGGAGGGTAGCAGGTCCTAATGGGGGAAGCTGGACAGTGCTGGACCTACAGTCCCCAAGCCAGCAAAGTGCTGTGCTAAGAGGACTCCCCCCAGGGACCCAGATTCAGATCAAGGTGCAAGCCCAaggccaggaggggctggggactGAGAGCCCCTTCGTGACCAGGAGCATTCCTGAGGAGG CCCCCAGTGGTCCCCCGCAGGCAGTGACAGTGGCCTTGGGGGGTGAAGGCAACAGCAGTATCACTGTTTCCTGGGAACCTCCGCTCCCCTCCCAGCAAAATGGGGTCATCAAGGAATACCAG ATCTGGTGCCTGGGAAATGAGAGCCGCTTCCACCTCAATCGGTCTGCGGAAGGCTGGGCACGCTCCGCGGTGCTCCGGGGACTGCTGCCGGGTCTTCTCTACCGGACTCAGGTCGCGGCGGCCACCAGCGCTGGCGTGGGTGTGGCCAGTGACCCAGTGTTGATGCAGCTGC CGTCCCCGCCGGAATTGGAGCCTGGGCTCGAGGCGGGCCCGGGGCTGGCGGAGCGGCTGGTGAGGCTGCTGCGGGAGCCCGCCTTCCTCGCGGGCAGCGGCGCCGCCTGCGGGGCGCTGCTCCTCGGGCTCTGCGCCGCCCTCTACCGGCGCCGGAGGCAGCGCAAAGAGCTCAGTCACTACACGG CCTCCTTTGCCTATACACCTGCAG TGTCCTTTCCACACTCAGAGGGCCTCTCGGGAGCCAGTTCGAG GCCACCCATGGGCCTTGGCCCTGCTCCCTACCCATGGCTAGCAGACTCGTGGCCCCACCCATCTCGAAGCCCCTCAGCCCAGGAACCCAGGGGAAGCTGTTGCCCCAGCAATTCTGACCCAGATGACAGATATTACAATG aaGCAGGAATCTCCCTTTACCTGGCTCAGACAGCCCGGGGCACTGCCGCCTCTGCTGAGGGTCCTGTCTACAGCACCATTGACCCAGCCGGAGAGGAGCTGCAGACCTTCCATGGGGGGTTCCCCCCACATCCCTCAGGGGATCCAGGCACCTGGAGCCAGTATGCCCTTCCAGAATGGAGCCAAGGGGACAGTG GAGCCAGGGGAGGCAGAGTAAAGATTCTGGGAAAACCTGTGCAGATGCCCTCCCTCAACTGGCCAGAAGCCCTGCCGCCACCTCCCTCTTCCTGTGAACTGAGCTGTCTAGAGGGGcctgaggaggagctggagggcAG CTCAGAGCCAGAAGAGTGGTGTCCACCAATGCCTGAGAGGAGCCACCTGGCAGAGCCCAGCTCCAGCGGAGGGTGCTTGGTCCCTTCGTCCCGAGGGGAAACCCCCTCTCCCACACCTTCCTATGGACGGCAGTCCACAGCCACTCTTACCCCCTCACCTCCTGACCCTCCTCAGCCCCCCACTGACATTCCCCATCTCCACCAGATGCCCAG GAGGGTACCCCTTGGGCCCAGTTCCCCTCTCAGTGTATCCCAGCCCACTCTGAGTAGCCAAGAAGGGAGGCCTGCTGGCCTGGGTGCTGGTCCCACAGCGTCCCATCACCTCAGCCCCAGCCTTGTCCCTAGTGCAGCCAGCAGTGCCCCAG GGAGAACCTGGCAGATGCCTGGGGAGATGACTCCTCCACTTCAAGGGCCCCGGGCCCGAATCCGGAAGAAACCCAAGGCTCTTCTCTACAGGCGGGAGCACagtcctgggg ACTTGCCCCCACCGCCCTTGCCACCACCAGAGGAGGAGGCAAGCTGGGCCCTAGGGCTGAGAGCAGCAGGCAGCACAGCCTCCTTGGAACGGGAGCGGGAGCGCAGCGGGGAGAGAAGAATGCTGCAGGCGGGGCCTCTGGGGGCCCAATGGGGCCCCCACCTGGATG AAGAGGCCTGGCTCCCCTACAGCAGACCAAGCTTCCTGTCACGGGGTCCGGGCACCAGCACCTGTTCCACAGCTGGCAGCAACTCTTCAAGAGGCTCCAGCAGCTCTCGGGGCTCCCGGGGCCCTGGACGGAGTCAGAGCCGGAGCCGGAGCCAGAGCCAAAGGCCAGGGCAGAAACGTCGAGAG gaACCACGATGA